Proteins from a genomic interval of Lelliottia amnigena:
- a CDS encoding major facilitator transporter — translation MRLPQRDPYAPREWQPHEKPALLGSPSTPLHSTPKRFAYGIVGLLVCLTGALGNAMVAANLQNLQGTFAVWSTEIAWLPAVYVMTNVSINLLLVKFRQQYGLRAFTEGFLVLYVLVTFFHLFVNDLSSALMVRAAHGMVAAALSSLGIYYQIQAWPAKHRLKALTIGITGSSLAIPIARLFSTELLQLDEWRGLYFFELGLALVSLACVIALKLPPGDRRKVFEKKDFITFFLLAPGMALLCAVLSLGRLDWWFEAPWIGWSLALSLVLIVSAIVFEHNRSNPLLNTRWLSSGSIFASGTDHAADPHRAGGAKHWRHRLAAICRFAERTDDLSGVVNLCRHCLRNSRQLPDHQADKTRLADCHVVGADDCRLAAR, via the coding sequence ATGCGCCTGCCCCAACGCGATCCTTATGCTCCTCGCGAGTGGCAGCCTCACGAAAAACCCGCCCTGCTGGGTTCGCCTTCAACGCCGCTACATAGTACACCTAAACGTTTCGCCTACGGGATCGTGGGTTTGCTGGTCTGCCTGACGGGCGCGCTGGGTAACGCCATGGTGGCCGCCAATCTGCAAAATTTGCAGGGCACGTTTGCCGTCTGGTCGACGGAAATCGCGTGGCTCCCTGCCGTCTACGTCATGACCAACGTGTCGATCAACCTGCTGCTGGTCAAATTCCGCCAGCAGTATGGGCTGCGGGCGTTTACCGAAGGCTTTCTGGTGCTGTATGTGCTGGTGACGTTTTTCCACCTGTTCGTCAACGATCTCAGTTCAGCCCTGATGGTCCGCGCCGCGCACGGCATGGTGGCGGCCGCGCTGAGCTCGCTCGGCATTTACTATCAGATTCAGGCGTGGCCGGCGAAGCATCGCCTGAAAGCATTAACCATTGGGATCACCGGTTCGTCACTGGCGATCCCGATTGCGCGCCTGTTTTCGACTGAACTGTTGCAGCTCGACGAATGGCGCGGGCTGTACTTCTTTGAACTGGGTCTGGCGCTGGTGTCGCTTGCCTGCGTGATCGCGCTAAAACTGCCGCCTGGCGATCGGCGTAAAGTCTTTGAGAAAAAGGATTTCATCACCTTCTTTTTACTGGCCCCGGGCATGGCACTGCTGTGCGCCGTGCTGTCGCTCGGGCGGCTGGACTGGTGGTTTGAAGCGCCGTGGATCGGCTGGTCACTGGCGCTTTCACTGGTGCTGATTGTGTCAGCCATCGTCTTTGAGCATAACCGCAGCAACCCGCTGCTCAATACTCGCTGGCTCTCCAGCGGCAGTATTTTTGCGTCTGGGACTGATCATGCTGCTGATCCGCATCGTGCTGGCGGAGCAAAACACTGGCGTCATCGGCTGGCTGCAATATGTCGGTTTGCAGAACGAACAGATGACCTATCTGGCGTGGTCAATCTTTGCCGGCATTGCCTGCGGAATAGTCGCCAGTTGCCTGACCATCAAGCCGACAAAACTCGCCTGGCCGATTGTCACGTCGTTGGTGCTGATGATTGTCGCCTCGCTGCTCGATAG
- the azoR gene encoding FMN-dependent NADH-azoreductase encodes MSKVLVLKSSILAGYSQSGQLSDYFVEQWRQQHSADEITVRDLAAQPIPVLDGELVGALRPSDAPLTPRQQDALTLSDELIAELQAHDVIVINAPMYNFNIPTQLKNYFDLVARAGVTFRYTENGPEGLVKGKRAIVLTSRGGIHKDTPTDLVSPYLSLFLGFIGITDVNFVFAEGIAYGPEVATKAQTDAKAAIDSLVAA; translated from the coding sequence ATGAGCAAAGTATTAGTTCTCAAATCCAGTATTCTGGCAGGGTACTCTCAGTCTGGTCAGCTGTCTGATTATTTCGTTGAGCAGTGGCGTCAGCAGCACAGCGCTGACGAAATCACCGTCCGCGATCTGGCTGCTCAGCCAATTCCTGTTCTGGATGGCGAACTGGTGGGTGCGCTGCGTCCAAGCGATGCACCGTTGACGCCTCGTCAGCAGGACGCGCTGACGCTCTCTGACGAATTGATCGCTGAGCTACAGGCACACGACGTTATCGTGATCAACGCCCCGATGTACAACTTCAACATCCCAACGCAGCTGAAAAACTACTTCGACCTGGTGGCGCGTGCTGGCGTGACTTTCCGCTACACCGAGAACGGTCCGGAAGGCCTGGTGAAAGGTAAACGCGCTATCGTGCTGACCAGCCGTGGCGGTATTCATAAAGATACCCCAACTGACCTGGTTTCACCGTACCTGAGCCTGTTCCTGGGCTTCATCGGCATCACCGACGTGAACTTTGTGTTTGCTGAAGGGATTGCCTACGGTCCAGAAGTGGCAACCAAAGCGCAGACTGACGCGAAAGCCGCAATCGACAGCCTGGTGGCTGCATAA
- a CDS encoding RNA helicase gives MRELLPRRPDLKIIITSATIDPQRFSRHFNNAPIIEVSGRTYPVEVRYRPIVEDADDTERDQLQAIFDAVDELGRESPGDILIFMSGEREIRDTADALSKRELRHTEILPLYARLSNSEQNRVFQSHPWSSYCARDQRG, from the coding sequence TTGCGTGAACTGTTACCGCGCCGCCCGGATCTGAAAATTATCATCACGTCAGCGACAATCGATCCGCAACGCTTCTCGCGCCACTTCAATAACGCGCCGATTATCGAAGTTTCCGGCCGGACATATCCGGTTGAAGTGCGCTATCGCCCAATTGTTGAAGACGCAGACGACACCGAGCGCGATCAGCTGCAGGCTATTTTCGATGCAGTTGATGAACTGGGGCGCGAAAGCCCGGGTGATATTCTCATTTTCATGAGCGGCGAGCGTGAAATTCGTGATACCGCTGATGCGCTCAGCAAGCGCGAGCTGCGCCATACCGAGATTTTGCCTCTCTACGCGCGTCTGTCGAACAGCGAGCAAAACCGCGTGTTCCAGTCGCATCCATGGTCGTCGTATTGTGCTCGCGACCAACGTGGCTGA
- a CDS encoding RNA helicase: protein MTEQQKITFPMLMQQLDTLMLRDKQRFARRLHGVKKVKNPDAQQAIYQEMAKEIEQAAGKVVLRDAARPDITYPENLPVSQKKQEILEAVRDHQVVIVAGETGSGKTTQLPKICMELGRGVKGLIGHTQPRRLAARTVANRIAEELQTEPGGCIGYKVRFSDHVSDNTMVKLMTDGILLAEIQQDRLLMQYDTIIIDEAHERSLNIDFYWAICVNCYRAARI, encoded by the coding sequence ATGACAGAACAACAAAAAATCACCTTCCCGATGCTTATGCAACAGCTGGATACGCTGATGTTGCGCGATAAACAGCGCTTTGCGCGCCGCCTGCATGGGGTCAAGAAGGTTAAAAATCCTGATGCACAACAGGCCATTTATCAGGAGATGGCGAAAGAGATTGAACAGGCGGCAGGGAAAGTCGTGCTGCGCGACGCGGCGCGTCCGGATATCACCTATCCGGAAAACTTGCCCGTCAGTCAGAAAAAACAGGAAATTCTCGAAGCCGTTCGCGACCACCAGGTGGTGATCGTGGCAGGGGAAACCGGTTCAGGTAAAACCACGCAGTTGCCGAAAATCTGCATGGAGTTAGGGCGCGGTGTGAAGGGCTTGATCGGCCACACCCAGCCGCGTCGTCTTGCCGCGCGTACGGTAGCGAATCGTATTGCCGAAGAGTTACAAACCGAGCCGGGCGGCTGCATCGGTTATAAAGTGCGTTTCAGCGATCATGTTAGCGATAACACCATGGTCAAGCTGATGACCGACGGTATTCTGCTGGCCGAAATCCAGCAGGATCGCCTGCTGATGCAATACGACACGATAATCATTGATGAAGCCCACGAGCGCAGTCTGAACATCGATTTTTACTGGGCTATTTGCGTGAACTGTTACCGCGCCGCCCGGATCTGA
- a CDS encoding RNA helicase produces the protein MLATNVAETSLTVPGIKYVIDPGTARISRYSYRTKVQRLPIEPVSQASANQRKGRCGRVSEGICIRLYSEDDFLSRPEFTDPEILRTNLASVILQMTALGLGDIAAFPFVEAPDKRNIQDGVRLLEELGAITTDEQATAYKLTPQGRQLSQLPVDPRLARMVLEAQKHGCVREAMIITSALSIQDPRERPMDKKQASDEMHRRFQDKESDFLAFVNLWNYLGEQQKALTSNAFRRLCRTEYLNYLRVREWQDIYTQLRQVVKELGIPVNSEPAEYREIHVALLTGLLSHIGMKDVDKQEFTGARNARFAIFPGSGLFKKPPKWTIVAELVETSRLWGRIAARIDPEWVEPVAQHLLKRSYSEPHWERAQGAVMATEKVTVYGLPVVAARKVNYSQIDPALSRELFIRHALVEGDWQTRHAFFRENLKLRAEVEELEHKSRRRDILVDDEALFEFYDQRISHDVVSGRHFDSWWKNASKETPDLLNFEKSMLIKEGAENVSKLDYPNFWHQGNLKLRLTYQFEPGADADGVTVHIPLPLLNQVEESGFEWQIPGLRRELVIALIKSLPKPVRRNFVPAPNYAEAFLGRVTPLEMPLLDALERELRRMTGVTIDRESWHWDQVPDHLKITFRVVDDKNKKLNEGRSLTELKDALKGKVQETLSAVADDGIEQSGLHIWSFGNLPDHYEQKRGNYKVKAWPALVDERDSVAIKLFDNPLEQQQAMWRGLRRLLLLNIPSPIKYLHEKLPNKAKLGLYFNPYGKVLDLIDDCISCGVDKLIDEAGGPVWTEEGFATLHEKVRAELNDTVVTIAKQVEQILTAVFNINKRLKGRVDMTMALGLSDVKAQMSGLVYRGFVTGNGFKRLGDTLRYLNAIEKRLEKLAVDPHRDRVQMLKVESVQQAWQQWFNKLPPGRRDDEDVQEIRWMIEELRVSLFAQQLGTPYPISDKRILQAMDQITA, from the coding sequence GTGCTCGCGACCAACGTGGCTGAAACCTCGCTAACCGTTCCCGGCATCAAGTATGTGATCGATCCGGGTACGGCGCGTATCAGTCGCTACAGCTATCGCACCAAAGTGCAGCGCCTGCCGATTGAGCCGGTGTCGCAAGCCTCGGCTAACCAGCGTAAAGGCCGCTGCGGACGTGTCTCCGAAGGTATCTGTATTCGGTTGTATTCCGAGGACGATTTCTTGTCGCGTCCAGAATTTACCGATCCGGAAATTCTGCGCACCAACCTGGCCTCCGTTATTTTGCAGATGACCGCGCTGGGGCTGGGGGATATCGCCGCGTTTCCGTTTGTTGAAGCGCCGGATAAACGCAATATTCAGGACGGCGTGCGTCTGCTGGAAGAGTTAGGCGCTATCACCACAGACGAACAGGCCACCGCTTACAAGCTGACCCCGCAGGGCCGTCAGTTAAGCCAGTTGCCGGTCGATCCGCGTCTGGCACGTATGGTGCTGGAGGCGCAAAAACACGGCTGCGTGCGCGAGGCGATGATTATCACCTCCGCGCTCTCTATTCAGGATCCGCGCGAGCGTCCGATGGATAAAAAGCAGGCTTCCGATGAGATGCACCGTCGTTTCCAGGACAAAGAGTCGGATTTCCTCGCGTTTGTGAATCTGTGGAATTATCTCGGCGAACAGCAAAAAGCGCTGACGTCCAATGCGTTTCGTCGTCTGTGCCGGACCGAATATCTGAACTATCTGCGCGTGCGCGAGTGGCAGGATATCTATACCCAGCTGCGTCAGGTGGTCAAAGAGCTGGGGATCCCGGTCAACAGCGAACCGGCTGAATACCGTGAGATTCACGTCGCGTTGCTGACGGGGCTGTTGTCGCATATCGGTATGAAAGATGTCGATAAACAGGAGTTTACCGGCGCGCGCAATGCCCGTTTCGCGATCTTCCCCGGTTCCGGTTTATTCAAGAAACCGCCGAAATGGACCATCGTCGCGGAGCTGGTTGAAACCAGCCGCCTGTGGGGACGCATTGCCGCGCGGATCGATCCAGAATGGGTTGAACCGGTGGCACAGCATCTGCTGAAACGCTCATACAGTGAACCACACTGGGAGCGCGCACAGGGCGCGGTGATGGCGACCGAAAAGGTCACCGTTTACGGCCTGCCGGTCGTTGCTGCACGCAAGGTGAATTACAGCCAGATCGACCCGGCGCTGTCCCGTGAGCTGTTTATTCGCCACGCGCTGGTCGAAGGCGACTGGCAAACGCGTCACGCGTTTTTCCGCGAAAACCTGAAGCTGCGCGCCGAAGTCGAAGAGCTTGAGCACAAATCACGTCGCCGCGACATCCTGGTGGATGACGAAGCGTTATTCGAATTCTACGATCAGCGCATCAGCCATGATGTGGTGTCGGGCCGTCACTTCGACAGCTGGTGGAAAAACGCCAGTAAAGAGACGCCTGATTTGCTCAACTTTGAAAAGAGCATGCTGATTAAAGAGGGGGCAGAGAATGTCAGTAAACTTGACTATCCGAACTTCTGGCATCAGGGCAATCTCAAGCTGCGGCTGACCTATCAGTTTGAGCCCGGTGCGGATGCCGATGGCGTCACGGTCCATATTCCGCTGCCGCTGCTCAATCAGGTTGAAGAGAGTGGGTTCGAGTGGCAAATTCCTGGCCTGCGTCGTGAGCTGGTGATTGCGCTAATCAAATCCCTGCCTAAACCGGTGCGCCGCAATTTTGTTCCCGCGCCGAACTACGCCGAGGCGTTTTTAGGCCGCGTCACGCCGCTGGAAATGCCGCTGCTGGATGCGCTTGAGCGCGAGTTACGCCGTATGACGGGGGTGACGATTGACCGCGAATCCTGGCACTGGGATCAGGTACCCGACCATCTGAAAATTACCTTCCGGGTGGTGGATGACAAAAACAAAAAACTGAACGAAGGCCGTTCGCTGACCGAACTGAAAGATGCCCTGAAAGGCAAAGTGCAGGAGACGCTCTCTGCGGTGGCGGACGACGGTATCGAACAGAGTGGGCTGCATATCTGGAGCTTTGGCAATCTGCCGGATCATTACGAGCAAAAACGCGGCAACTATAAAGTGAAGGCGTGGCCTGCGCTGGTGGATGAACGCGACAGCGTGGCGATCAAGCTGTTTGATAATCCGCTGGAACAGCAGCAGGCGATGTGGCGCGGTCTACGCCGTTTACTGCTGTTGAATATTCCCTCGCCGATCAAATATTTGCATGAGAAACTGCCGAACAAGGCCAAGCTCGGGCTGTACTTTAACCCTTACGGCAAAGTGTTGGATCTGATTGACGACTGCATCTCCTGCGGCGTGGATAAGCTGATCGACGAGGCGGGCGGTCCGGTCTGGACGGAAGAGGGCTTTGCGACGCTGCACGAAAAAGTGCGTGCGGAGCTGAATGATACCGTAGTGACCATTGCGAAACAGGTCGAGCAGATCCTGACGGCGGTATTTAATATCAACAAACGTCTGAAAGGGCGCGTCGATATGACCATGGCGCTGGGGTTATCGGATGTTAAAGCGCAGATGAGCGGCCTGGTGTATCGCGGCTTTGTGACCGGCAACGGCTTCAAACGCCTTGGCGATACGCTGCGTTATCTGAACGCGATTGAAAAACGCCTTGAGAAGCTGGCCGTTGATCCGCATCGCGATCGCGTACAAATGCTGAAAGTCGAAAGCGTGCAGCAGGCGTGGCAGCAATGGTTTAATAAGCTGCCGCCCGGACGTCGCGACGATGAAGACGTGCAGGAGATCCGCTGGATGATCGAAGAGCTGCGCGTCAGCCTCTTTGCGCAACAGCTTGGTACGCCGTATCCGATATCCGACAAACGTATTTTGCAGGCAATGGATCAGATTACGGCGTAG
- the yibH_4 gene encoding secretion protein HlyD family protein, whose translation MSQQDAANVQANTRNNLRVVSIFTAAAIGIVGVLVILYAWQLPPFTRHTQFTDNAYVRGQTTFISPQVNGYITDVNVQDFVQVKKGDLLLQIDDRIYRQRVHQAEAQLAMKIAALNNNLQQRKSAEAVIARNDAALKNARAQSLKTQADLRRVNDLTADGSLSIRERDAALASAAQGSADIDQAKATLEMSRQDLQTVIVNRGALEADVESAKAALELAQIDLQNTRIIAPRDGQLGQIAVRLGAYVTAGTHLTTLVPPQHWVIANIKETQLADLRVGQPVKFTVDALNGKAYQGRVESISPATGVEFSAITPDNATGNFVKIAQRIPVRIEVLGKPEASALLRPGMSVQVSIDTREEK comes from the coding sequence ATGAGTCAGCAGGATGCCGCTAACGTACAGGCCAATACCCGCAATAATTTGCGTGTGGTGTCTATTTTTACCGCTGCGGCGATTGGCATTGTCGGTGTACTGGTGATTCTGTATGCCTGGCAACTGCCGCCGTTCACCCGCCATACGCAATTTACCGATAACGCCTACGTGCGTGGCCAGACCACATTTATTAGTCCGCAGGTCAACGGCTATATCACGGACGTCAACGTGCAGGACTTTGTGCAGGTCAAGAAAGGCGATCTGCTGCTACAAATCGACGACAGGATCTATCGCCAGCGCGTGCATCAGGCCGAGGCGCAGTTAGCGATGAAAATTGCCGCGCTCAACAATAACCTCCAGCAGCGTAAAAGCGCCGAAGCGGTGATTGCCCGCAACGATGCGGCGTTGAAAAATGCCCGCGCACAAAGCCTGAAAACTCAGGCCGATCTCAGGCGGGTGAACGATCTGACGGCGGATGGATCGCTGTCCATTCGTGAACGTGATGCCGCCCTTGCAAGTGCCGCGCAAGGCAGTGCGGATATCGATCAGGCAAAAGCCACGCTCGAGATGTCCCGTCAGGATTTGCAAACCGTGATTGTGAATCGCGGCGCGCTGGAGGCCGATGTCGAAAGCGCCAAAGCTGCGCTTGAACTGGCGCAAATCGATTTGCAGAACACCCGCATCATCGCCCCGCGCGACGGCCAGCTTGGGCAAATTGCCGTGCGTCTGGGCGCCTATGTCACCGCAGGAACGCATCTCACCACGCTGGTGCCGCCGCAGCACTGGGTGATCGCCAATATCAAAGAGACACAGCTTGCCGATCTGCGGGTGGGACAGCCTGTGAAATTCACCGTCGACGCGTTAAACGGCAAAGCCTATCAAGGCCGTGTTGAGAGTATTTCCCCTGCTACCGGCGTGGAGTTCAGCGCCATTACGCCAGACAACGCCACGGGGAATTTTGTCAAAATCGCTCAGCGCATTCCGGTGCGCATTGAAGTGCTCGGCAAACCCGAGGCGTCTGCGCTGTTGCGCCCGGGTATGTCGGTGCAGGTCAGTATCGATACGCGGGAGGAGAAGTAA
- the cph2_3 gene encoding diguanylate cyclase has product MEKRHHPQPELTSWPTREAMVARGLAMNMPWLAFVNISFALVIWLRNSLFDNIDAFYQVSPHASLLINIAMVGIISLSAILIVMALRHYRGIGAALLVISAIWSVCCVWFIVYWQLPHAWPLYVILILTAIAALYYYLSGLLCYVLPLWLALPVASIMLNHGVNIRFATLWVVFTLIIIFGRILLLRWFDEAWQRNQQNQMLIARLDALAHQDVLTETANRRAMESLLENAVSQQKSFSLIMLDVDYFKLYNDTYGHQAGDECLARVAQALKQSVRTPDDVVSRYGGEEFVVILFECSAKMAEQVAARIQDTLRVFAIAHSASKVSNCVTVSMGIAGMTPGMSASQLIAQADAALYRAKEAGRDRWAV; this is encoded by the coding sequence ATGGAAAAACGACATCATCCGCAACCTGAACTGACGTCCTGGCCGACTCGCGAGGCCATGGTGGCGCGCGGGTTGGCGATGAATATGCCGTGGCTGGCGTTTGTGAACATCAGCTTTGCGCTGGTGATTTGGCTGCGTAACAGTCTGTTCGACAATATCGACGCCTTTTACCAGGTGTCGCCGCACGCCAGCCTGCTGATCAACATCGCGATGGTGGGCATCATTAGCCTCTCGGCGATACTGATTGTAATGGCCTTGCGCCATTATCGGGGGATCGGCGCGGCGCTGCTGGTTATCAGTGCTATTTGGTCCGTGTGTTGTGTCTGGTTCATTGTGTACTGGCAGCTTCCGCATGCCTGGCCGCTGTACGTTATTCTGATCCTCACCGCGATTGCTGCCCTGTATTATTATTTGAGTGGCCTGCTCTGCTACGTGCTGCCGCTGTGGCTCGCGCTTCCCGTGGCCAGCATCATGCTTAATCACGGGGTGAATATCCGCTTCGCAACGCTCTGGGTGGTGTTTACGCTGATTATTATTTTCGGGCGAATTCTTTTATTACGCTGGTTTGACGAAGCCTGGCAGCGCAATCAGCAAAATCAGATGCTGATTGCGCGCCTGGACGCCCTGGCGCACCAGGATGTTCTGACCGAAACGGCCAATCGTCGGGCGATGGAAAGCCTCCTGGAAAACGCCGTCAGCCAGCAGAAATCCTTTTCGCTGATCATGCTCGACGTCGATTATTTCAAGCTCTACAACGATACCTACGGACACCAGGCGGGAGACGAATGCCTGGCTCGCGTTGCGCAGGCGCTGAAACAGTCGGTACGCACACCCGATGATGTAGTGTCGCGCTATGGCGGTGAGGAGTTTGTCGTGATCCTGTTCGAATGTTCGGCAAAAATGGCGGAACAGGTGGCAGCGCGTATTCAGGATACGTTGCGCGTTTTCGCGATTGCGCACAGCGCTTCAAAAGTGAGCAATTGCGTGACGGTGAGCATGGGTATCGCCGGGATGACGCCAGGTATGAGCGCCAGCCAGTTAATCGCTCAGGCTGATGCCGCACTGTATCGCGCCAAAGAGGCTGGACGTGATCGCTGGGCCGTCTGA
- the oprM gene encoding RND efflux system outer membrane lipoprotein, with protein MTFRPVAGLIVAALLAGCQSADIAPAKPTLQIPAQWRETSGPASPAEQVWWRNFHDNHLNRYVSQALQNNSDVLIARERVNEYQARVYAADGSLFPTLDAGISGTRARSQSAASGLPVYGSLYKGSLTASYDVDIWGVNRSTSQAALASLEAQKAAAAAADLTVAASVASGYITLLSLDEQLRVTQSTLKSREEAWKLAKRQFDTGYSSRLELMQSDSELRATRAQIPQVQHQIAQQENALSILSGNNPGTVVRSDSFETLTPLQIPSQLPSSLLNRRPDIVQAERQLIATDATLAASRASLLPSINLTASGSIQDRTLSGLLDNPLQLWSVGGSILAPLLNRQALNAQVDISQSQRNQALYSYEKTVRNAFREVNDSLDAITRNQEQLTELMAQQDVAQETLRIAQNRYRNGYSSYLDVLDAQRTLFSVQTNVVQVKNNLLLAQIDLYKALGGGWSEKN; from the coding sequence ATGACTTTTCGCCCCGTTGCTGGTTTGATCGTCGCGGCGCTGCTGGCTGGGTGTCAGTCCGCAGACATCGCCCCGGCGAAACCGACATTGCAGATCCCGGCGCAGTGGCGCGAAACCAGCGGCCCTGCCAGCCCGGCGGAACAAGTCTGGTGGCGTAATTTTCACGATAATCATCTGAATCGCTACGTCAGCCAGGCGTTGCAAAATAACAGCGATGTGCTGATCGCCCGCGAGCGCGTGAACGAATACCAGGCGCGGGTTTATGCCGCTGACGGGAGCCTTTTCCCGACGCTAGACGCGGGTATCAGCGGGACGCGGGCGCGTTCACAGTCGGCCGCCAGCGGATTACCGGTTTACGGCTCGCTGTATAAAGGCAGTCTGACCGCCAGCTATGACGTGGATATCTGGGGCGTCAATCGCAGCACCTCGCAGGCAGCACTTGCGTCGCTTGAGGCGCAGAAAGCGGCCGCCGCGGCCGCCGATTTAACCGTCGCCGCGTCGGTGGCGTCCGGTTACATCACGTTGTTATCCCTGGATGAACAGCTGCGGGTCACACAATCGACGCTTAAATCCCGCGAAGAAGCCTGGAAACTGGCAAAACGTCAGTTCGACACGGGCTACAGCTCGCGCCTGGAGCTGATGCAGTCAGACTCCGAACTGCGCGCCACGCGCGCGCAGATCCCGCAGGTGCAGCATCAGATCGCGCAGCAGGAAAATGCGCTCAGCATCCTGTCAGGAAACAACCCCGGCACCGTCGTTCGCAGCGATAGCTTTGAGACGCTCACGCCGCTGCAGATTCCGTCGCAACTGCCCTCTTCGCTACTGAATCGCCGTCCGGACATCGTGCAAGCCGAACGCCAGCTTATCGCGACGGATGCCACGCTTGCCGCCTCTCGTGCCAGCCTGTTGCCGTCAATCAATCTGACGGCGAGCGGATCGATACAGGATCGTACGCTGTCCGGCCTGCTGGATAATCCGCTGCAGCTCTGGAGTGTTGGCGGAAGTATTCTTGCGCCGCTGCTCAACCGACAGGCCCTGAATGCACAGGTGGATATTTCGCAGTCGCAGCGCAATCAGGCGCTCTACAGCTATGAAAAAACCGTGCGCAATGCGTTCCGGGAAGTGAACGACAGCCTGGATGCTATCACGCGCAATCAGGAGCAGTTGACGGAGTTAATGGCGCAGCAGGATGTGGCCCAGGAGACGCTGCGCATCGCGCAAAACCGTTATCGCAACGGCTACTCCTCCTATCTGGACGTGCTGGACGCCCAGCGCACGCTGTTCTCGGTGCAAACGAATGTCGTACAGGTGAAAAATAACCTGCTGCTGGCGCAGATTGATTTGTATAAGGCGCTGGGAGGGGGGTGGTCTGAGAAAAACTAA
- a CDS encoding major facilitator transporter: MLAGIGGVIADPRNLVSFSVLFGMSQNIGGLLGSAILGTFQTWREKYHSSMLADQLSTLNPLVNERLQIYTQLYKSLIGDSALLNTQAVTQLQTVTTLEANILAYNDTYLLTAGIATATLLWILWRLLRLRLTARLALKKSTGTQ, translated from the coding sequence ATGCTGGCAGGCATCGGTGGCGTGATTGCCGATCCACGCAATCTGGTCAGTTTTTCGGTGCTTTTTGGTATGAGCCAGAACATTGGCGGACTGTTGGGTTCCGCTATTCTCGGCACCTTTCAAACCTGGCGCGAAAAATACCATTCCAGCATGCTGGCCGATCAGCTCTCTACGCTGAATCCGCTGGTGAATGAGCGTCTGCAAATTTACACCCAACTGTACAAAAGCCTGATTGGTGACAGCGCGCTGCTCAACACGCAGGCCGTGACGCAGCTGCAAACCGTCACCACGCTTGAGGCCAACATTCTCGCTTACAATGATACATATCTGCTGACGGCGGGTATCGCCACCGCCACGCTGTTGTGGATTTTGTGGCGTTTGCTGCGCCTGCGACTCACTGCGCGGTTGGCGCTAAAAAAATCGACCGGCACCCAATAA
- the mdmC gene encoding o-methyltransferase mdmC, with amino-acid sequence MQQTWSAVDNYMISSLIPQDTVLQSVLENNKRAGLPEHDVAANQGQLLALFVQMTHAKRILEIGTLGAYSTIWMARALQPGGKIITLEADPVHAKTARQNIRLAGLQAQIELIEGPGLQSLKGFGDIPPFDLIFIDADKPNNPGYLEWALRYSRPGTVIIGDNVVRDGEVINEQSDDERVQGVRRFIDMIGENPRLTATALQTVGIKGWDGFTLAMVNS; translated from the coding sequence ATGCAACAAACGTGGTCTGCAGTAGATAACTATATGATTTCTTCTCTTATTCCCCAGGATACCGTGCTGCAAAGCGTTCTGGAAAATAACAAACGAGCCGGGCTGCCGGAGCATGACGTCGCGGCAAATCAGGGGCAATTGCTGGCTTTATTCGTCCAGATGACGCATGCAAAGCGCATCCTGGAGATCGGCACTCTGGGTGCTTACAGTACAATCTGGATGGCGCGCGCGTTACAGCCTGGCGGCAAAATTATCACCCTTGAGGCCGACCCTGTTCATGCAAAAACCGCCAGGCAGAATATCCGCCTTGCCGGATTGCAGGCGCAGATTGAGCTTATCGAGGGGCCAGGATTGCAATCGCTGAAAGGCTTCGGCGACATCCCCCCTTTTGACCTGATCTTCATCGATGCCGATAAGCCCAATAATCCGGGCTATCTGGAGTGGGCGCTACGCTACTCCCGCCCTGGCACCGTGATCATCGGGGATAACGTGGTGCGTGACGGTGAGGTGATCAATGAGCAAAGCGATGACGAGCGCGTACAGGGCGTACGGCGTTTTATCGATATGATCGGGGAAAACCCTCGCCTCACGGCCACCGCGCTGCAAACCGTGGGGATAAAGGGTTGGGATGGATTTACCCTAGCAATGGTGAATAGCTGA